The following coding sequences lie in one Spinacia oleracea cultivar Varoflay chromosome 1, BTI_SOV_V1, whole genome shotgun sequence genomic window:
- the LOC110791549 gene encoding uncharacterized protein has translation MSKHSRNTLFKYFTSNHPSQEETNQDVEVESEDVNVQSRALPISKQPSKYKRIDLSSLPSDPGLRRKITDYHPDDQIEIRKHYVLEEPFQPRQHNFRQTLIGGLKRRFNPDWYDTYGDWLKYSILKDDVFCRYCYLFKSDISQKGGGDAFVTIGWSSWNKSDRLGIHVGETGSYHNQAYIMFEALKIKETSIKDVLHEYTEQEKEDYRGLLEATVECIRWLLQMGLAFRGHNESKDSKSRGNFIELLMFLANNNEDNDKVVLDNAPKNLQLTCPVDESRDISIKEKMTIVLRYVDKRGIVIEWFLGITHVPDTTALTLKAAIDFLLSQNGLSVSRIREQASCKRRDILRAKRADEVKDGICIGAFQSGRGLHQETSLQRPADTRWSSQYRTLLNLLVMLNLLVDTLEYIDEEGIEVDHRGEARIMKKLVETFDFVFPLHLMLSLLGITNDLSLALQRKDEDIVNAMDLVHTTRQRLQVIRDEGWESMINGVSSFCEARDISVLNMDDLFVLEGRSKRKAPKITFFHRYRAEIFFATIDFLLQEINSRFNEGTT, from the exons ATGTCAAAACATTCTCGAAATACCTTATTTAAGTATTTTACATCAAACCACCCATCTCAAGAAGAAACAAATCAAGACGTAGAAGTTGAAAGTGAAGATGTGAATGTCCAGAGTAGAGCACTACCGATATCTAAACAACCCTCCAAGTACAAACGTATTGATTTGAGCTCTTTGCCGTCTGATCCTGGCTTAAGGAGAAAAATTACTGATTATCATCCAGATGATCAAATAGAAATTCGAAAACATTATGTTCTAGAGGAACCTTTTCAACCTCGTCAACATAATTTTCGTCAAACATTAATTGGAGGATTGAAACGTCGTTTCAATCCAGATTGGTATGATACTTATGGCGATTGGTTGAAATATAGTATTTTGAAAGATGATGTATTTTGTCGATATTGTTATTTGTTCAAATCTGATATATCCCAAAAGGGGGGAGGTGATGCTTTTGTTACTATTGGATGGTCATCTTGGAACAAAAGTGACAGATTAGGTATACATGTTGGTGAGACAGGAAGCTATCATAATCAAGCTTACATTATGTTTGAGGCTCTAAAAATCAAAGAGACATCTATTAAAGATGTTCTCCATGAATATACTGAGCAGGAAAAAGAGGATTATCGAGGTCTCTTAGAAGCTACAGTTGAATGTATAAGATGGCTTTTGCAAATGGGCTTAGCCTTTAGAGGGCATAAtgagtcaaaagattcgaaAAGTCGGGGTAATTTTATTGAACTTTTGATGTTTCTAGCAAACAACAATGAAGACAATGATAAAGTTGTTCTTGATAATGCTCCGAAAAATTTACAATTGACATGTCCTG tagatgAATCACGTGATATATCGATTAAGGAGAAGATGACTATTGTTTTGAGATATGTAGATAAAAGAGGTATTGTGATAGAGTGGTTTCTAGGGATTACACACGTCCCAGACACCACTGCTTTGACGTTGAAGGCGGCTATTGATTTTCTATTATCACAAAATGGCTTAAGTGTATCAAGAATTCGTGAGCAAG CTTCTTGTAAGCGTCGTGATATTCTTCGTGCCAAAAGAGCAGATGAAGTAAAAGATGGCATTTGTATTGGTGCTTTTCAAAGTGGTAGGGGTTTGCATCAAGAAACAAGCCTCCAAAGGCCCGCTGACACACGGTGGAGTTCTCAATATAGAACTCTTTTAAATTTGCTAGTGATGTTGAATTTATTAGTAGATACCCTTGAGTATATTGATGAGGAAGGCATAGAAGTAGACCACAGAGGTGAAGCACGTATTATGAAGAAATTGGTTGAAACATTTGACTTTGTTTTTCCTTTGCATTTGATGCTCTCATTATTAGGAATCACAAATGATTTGTCATTGGCATTACAACGGAAGGATGAAGATATTGTCAATGCTATGGATCTAGTTCACACAACTAGACAACGACTACAAGTAATAAGAGATGAAGGTTGGGAATCTATGATAAATGGTGTTTCTTCATTTTGTGAAGCACGTGATATTTCTGTTCTCAATATGgatgatttgtttgttttggaAGGCAGGTCAAAGCGTAAGGCACCAAAGATCACATTTTTCCATCGTTACCGTGCCGAAATATTTTTTGCAACCATTGATTTCCTTCTCCAAGAAATAAACAGTAGGTTCAATGAAGGGACTACATAA